A section of the Euwallacea similis isolate ESF13 chromosome 9, ESF131.1, whole genome shotgun sequence genome encodes:
- the Sirt2 gene encoding NAD-dependent protein deacetylase sirtuin-2: protein MSLSGKKDEKTSSKPLSSTKPSTLKNTPTESQQKPPQDTQSPDRNAASSLSLASLQKYLAEKLGLLGLEDSTTDPKETQVLDDVSIDGIVEYINKKGCKNVITMAGAGISTSAGIPDFRSAGTGLYHNLEKYNLPHPHAIFEIDYFNENPKPFFVLAKELYPGAFKPTLCHYFIKLLQDKGLLLRHYTQNIDMLERVAGVPEEKLVEAHGTFYTGHCLECRAKYDLEWLRERIFNDEIPICSHCPGVVKPDIVFFGENLPDNFHHSVERDFPKCDLLIILGSSLVVHPFAGLVDLVSSMTPRLLINREKVGQRTGIMAMMGVSGGLEFDLKGNTRDVAWLGDCDDGCLALAEKLGWGDELTKLVKTEHERFDKQENGRAGGDKKPSVEVVRGS from the exons ATGTCCTTAAGCGGcaaaaaagacgaaaaaacCTCCTCAAAACCTCTCTCCTCGACTAAACCTTCAACCCTCAAAAACACTCCCACAGAGTCCCAACAAAAACCCCCTCAAGACACCCAATCTCCAGATAGAAATGCAGCTTCTAGCTTAAGTTTGGCGAGTCTACAGAAATATTTAGCCGAAAAATTAGGGCTTCTAGGCCTAGAAGACTCTACTACAGACCCCAAAGAAACTCAG GTCTTGGATGATGTCAGTATTGACGGCATTGTGgagtatattaataaaaagggCTGCAAAAATGTGATTACTATGGCTGGGGCAGGTATATCTACCT CTGCAGGGATACCAGACTTTAGATCTGCTGGCACAGGGCTTTACCACAACcttgaaaaatacaatttaccCCACCCACatgcaatttttgagattgaCTATTTCAATGAGAACCCCAAGCCCTTTTTTGTGCTGGCAAAGGAGCTGTATCCAGGTGCTTTTAAACCCACTTTGTGtcactattttattaaattattgcaaGATAAAGGGCTCCTGTTGAGGCATTATACACAGAACATTGATATGCTTGAAAGAGTTGCTGGAGTGCCTGAAGAGAAACTTGTAGAAGCCCATGGCACATTTTACACTGGTCATTGCCTTGAGTGCCGGGCAAAATATGATTTGGAATGGTTGAGAG AACGAATCTTCAATGATGAGATCCCAATCTGTTCTCACTGTCCCGGAGTAGTGAAACCCGACATCGTCTTTTTTGGTGAGAATTTGCCGGACAACTTCCACCATTCAGTAGAGCGAGATTTTCCTAAATGCGACCTCCTCATCATTCTCGGCTCTTCTTTAGTGGTGCATCCTTTCGCAGGGCTCGTCGATTT GGTTTCTTCCATGACTCCGCGTCTTTTGATCAACAGGGAAAAAGTGGGACAACGTACAGGGATTATGGCGATGATGGGGGTTAGTGGGGGGTTGGAATTCGACCTAAAAGGGAACACGCGGGATGTGGCCTGGTTGGGGGACTGTGACGATGGATGTTTGGCGTTGGCTGAGAAACTGGGATGGGGG GATGAATTGACCAAGTTGGTGAAAACAGAACATGAGAGGTTTGACAAACAGGAAAATGGGAGGGCTGGTGGGGACAAGAAGCCTTCAGTTGAAGTCGTGAGGGGTTCCTAA
- the Secp43 gene encoding tRNA selenocysteine 1-associated protein 1: MTNQVHCQLWMGSLEPYMTESFILTAFRKMGECPLSVKVMRNKFTGEPAGYCFVHFANDEEAIDAMHKLNSKPIPGTTPVVRFRLNNASNNANRQFVDREFSVWVGDLSPDVDDYNLYRVFSSKYTTIKTAKVILDNSGFSKGYGFVRFGSEDEMRDSLITMNGFIGLGTKSLKISNAVPKPKGDTPTGSTHEQTTNYNQYYDPSSYWQNYAANWQQQSYNMDHAHSGQIQHNYAPPPEQKKEDDLELIEHSIPLDVDKLNREKIEQDCNFWDALESSKWLGCEMLEIL; this comes from the exons ATGACTAACCAAGTGCATTGCCAACTATGGATGGGCAGC TTGGAGCCCTACATGACTGAAAGTTTCATTCTAACCGCCTTCCGGAAAATGGGCGAATGCCCACTGAGCGTTAAGGTAATGAGGAACAAGTTCACTGGGGAGCCTGCAGGATACTGCTTTGTTCATTTTGCCAATGATGAGGAAGCAATTGATGCCATGCACAAACTGAATTCCAAACCCATTCCAGGCACCACACCGGTGGTGCGTTTTAGACTGAACAATGCTAGCAATAACGCCAACCGACAGTTTGTAGACAGGGAATTTTCAGTGTGGGTTGGTGACTTGAGTCCTGATGTAGATGATTATAATTTGTACAGggtattttcttcaaaatacaCTACAATCAAAACTGCAAAGG TGATTCTTGACAACAGTGGCTTCAGCAAAGGGTATGGCTTTGTACGGTTTGGGAGCGAAGATGAAATGCGAGATAGTCTTATTACCATGAATGGCTTTATAGGACTTGGCactaaatctttaaaaatcagTAATGCAGTTCCAAAACCTAAAGGGGATACTCCTACTGGGAGCACTCATGAGCAGACAACAAATTATAACCAATATTATGACCCTTCCTCTTATTGGCAAAATTATGCTGCTAATTGGCAACAA CAAAGCTATAACATGGATCATGCACATTCAGGTCAGATACAACATAATTACGCACCCCCGCCTGAGCAAAAGAAAGAGGACGATTTGGAGTTAATTG AGCATTCAATTCCATTGGATGTGGACAAACTGAATCGAGAAAAAATAGAGCAGGACTGTAACTTTTGGGATGCATTAGAGAGCTCAAAGTGGCTCGGATGCGAGATGCTGGAGATTCTGTAG
- the Bdp1 gene encoding transcription factor TFIIIB component B'' homolog has protein sequence MSRRLRIKPAVNINQKRRVAETVETPLISEKPAEESFEAEIVKTETITSSETHQVDLDKNGTPSDSSQYTETSTPEPETPSNEIIELPLVVAENDNKHAENNSNKQISVFMKRKFLKPSINPNLLTPRPIAIIPSAETPINSAEGPTNNNIVILNEVTISKPSNKVAKNISKILSVEAPTPEIPPLTHIESSPTVTLPHLEGSNIEYPGPPASPSKYNRCRIKAVPRLSLRKPSASESEDEGRSQYGTIRNNSVCSLVSTTNTESHTPISEDVTKEVGTSQKKVFRNEQSKKVAEARREFYRRNVANSPDKQKLKMIDLIYYNPTGTPMSNATSSNTATHDNLPSAEEPSEEPPIEPDEEEEDNTPLPVPQIKIGPSGEIILDEQSLVMENTRLAKQKEQMLNSKVIDADKTTYGVYKRSPRRLSWSQKETVRFYKALNLIGTDFSLMSQLFPKRNRQELKNKFKKEDKSNRQLVDKVLRQPCSYNFEDLKRELEVDLEEEAFLEKLKEEEKLESRKRKLEVKKQKREGAEEQLKKKKRKKPGLNIENVIDDDSDSNLTLKSDCDFEEEEIIPFLKPTRSGRIPKSTQKFNESLLPIPEVTRKSANLSKSNSIRGIHRLCSTSSTDSDTLVPGSVVVTAEQNPQPGYEYKVFMVTPERKLASLELDSAVVDKLIKEGSMVTLPLEEVPEAERNITIVEGGEASVRQMSETREEITVETGADKMR, from the exons ATGTCGCGACGATTAAGGATCAAGCCAGCGGTCAATATCAACCAAAAACGGAGAGTTGCAGAGACAGTTGAGACTCCCCTGATAAGCGAAAAACCTGCCGAAGAAAGCTTCGAAGCTGAAATTGTAAAAACTGAGACTATAACATCCTCAGAAACACATCAGGTGGATTTGGATAAAAATGGTACACCCAGTGATAGTTCGCAGTATACAGAAACTTCTACTCCTGAGCCAGAAACTCCTTCAAATGAGATTATAGAATTACCTTTGGTGGTGGCAGAAAATGACAATAAACATGCAGAAAATAActctaataaacaaatttctgtGTTTATGAAGAGAAAGTTCCTAAAACCATCAATTAATCCGAATTTACTGACACCCAGACCCATTGCCATTATACCTAGTGCAGAAACCCCTATTAATTCAGCTGAGGGCCCAACTAATAACAACATAGTAATTCTTAATGAAGTCACAATATCCAAACCTTCAAATAAAGTTGCCAAAAACATCTCCAAAATATTGTCAGTCGAAGCACCCACTCCAGAAATACCCCCATTAACTCACATAGAATCCAGTCCTACAGTTACATTACCCCATTTAGAAGGTTCTAATATTGAATACCCAGGCCCACCAGCAAGTCCTAGCAAATACAATCGATGTCGAATCAAAGCAGTACCACGGTTGAGCCTTCGCAAACCTAGTGCCAGTGAATCGGAGGATGAAGGCAGATCCCAATATGGGACGATTAGGAATAATTCTGTGTGTTCATTAGTGTCAACAACCAATACAGAATCCCATACTCCCATTTCTGAAGATGTTACCAAGGAAGTTGGCACATCACAGAAGAAGGTGTTTCGGAATGAGCAGTCAAAAAAGGTGGCTGAGGCAAGAAGAGAATTTTATAGGAGAAATGTGGCTAATTCCCCTGATAAGCAAAAGTTGAAGATGattgatttgatttattataatCCAACTGGGACTCCTATGAG TAATGCCACTTCATCAAACACTGCCACACATGATAATCTCCCCTCAGCTGAGGAACCCTCTGAAGAACCCCCAATTGAACCAGATGAAGAAGAGGAAGATAACACTCCCCTTCCTGTCCCTCAAATCAAAATTGGCCCTTCCGGTGAAATAATTCTAGATGAACAAAGTCTGGTGATGGAAAACACACGATTGGCCAAGCAAAAAGAGCAAATGCTTAATTCCAAAGTCATCGACGCAGACAAGACCACTTACGGGGTGTATAAACGTTCCCCCAGACGACTGTCTTGGAGCCAGAAGGAAACTGTTCGGTTTTATAAAGCTCTTAATCTTATCGGAACCGATTTTAGCTTGATGTCGCAGCTGTTTCCTAAACGCAACAGACAGgaacttaaaaataagtttaaaaaagaGGACAAGAGCAATCGGCAATTGGTTGATAAAGTCTTGAGGCAGCCTTGCAGTTATAATTTCGAGGACTTGAAGAGAGAGTTGGAGGTTGACTTGGAGGAGGAAGCATTCTTAGAGAAGCTGAAAGAGGAGGAGAAGTTAGAATCTCGGAAGCGGAAGTTGGAAGTTAAGAAGCAAAAGAGGGAAGGTGCTGAAGAGCagttgaaaaagaaaaaaagaaagaagcCTGGTTTGAACATTGAGAATGTTATTGATGATGATAGTGATTCAAACTTGACCCTGAAAAGTGACTGTGATTTTGAAGAAGAGGAGATTATCCCTTTTTTGAAGCCAACAAGGTCAGGCAGAATCCCAAAAAGTACtcagaaatttaatgaatcaCTACTGCCAATCCCTGAAGTTACTCGTAAGTCTGCCAATCTTTCAAAATCAAACTCAATCAGAGGGATTCATAGACTGTGCAGCACGTCAAGTACCGATTCTGATACATTGGTTCCAGGATCAGTGGTAGTAACAGCAGAGCAAAACCCTCAACCAGGCTATGAGTATAAGGTCTTCATGGTCACTCCTGAAAGGAAGTTGGCATCCCTTGAACTTGACTCTGCAGTGGTAGATAAACTGATCAAGGAGGGTTCCATGGTGACGTTGCCTTTGGAAGAGGTGCCAGAGGCGGAGAGGAACATTACGATAGTGGAGGGAGGAGAGGCGAGTGTGCGACAGATGTCTGAAACAAGAGAAGAGATTACTGTGGAAACTGGTGCAGATAAAATGCGataa